In a single window of the Serratia quinivorans genome:
- the rhlG gene encoding Rhamnolipids biosynthesis 3-oxoacyl-[acyl-carrier-protein] reductase: MFSDLTNKRVLITGSTAGIGLATAALFAQHGARVGINGMRSEPPAEIAAFPGECAFFSADLSRSAGCEALVEAFVARFGGIDILINNAGGLGGRNGLEAIDDEFFDRVMDLNCRSALMVTKFAIPHLRASARESGATASVISTGSIAAREGGGIGAGLYASAKAWLHNIHRNWVKEFTQDNIRFNIVSPGSIDTAFHQGKSEEVLGKMCASIPMGRFGRSEEVAPTYLFLASHNCSGYITGQIIDVNGGQIAP; encoded by the coding sequence ATGTTCTCTGATTTAACCAACAAACGCGTGTTGATCACCGGTTCCACCGCCGGTATCGGATTGGCAACCGCCGCCCTGTTCGCCCAACACGGCGCCAGAGTGGGGATTAACGGCATGCGCAGCGAACCGCCGGCAGAAATCGCCGCCTTCCCCGGCGAATGCGCGTTCTTCTCCGCCGACCTATCGCGTTCCGCCGGTTGTGAAGCGTTGGTGGAAGCCTTTGTCGCCCGCTTCGGCGGCATCGACATCCTGATCAATAACGCCGGTGGGCTGGGCGGGCGCAACGGGCTGGAAGCGATAGACGACGAGTTCTTTGATCGAGTGATGGATCTGAACTGCCGCTCGGCGCTGATGGTCACCAAATTCGCTATCCCTCACCTGCGCGCTTCGGCACGCGAGAGCGGCGCTACCGCCAGCGTGATCAGCACCGGCTCCATCGCTGCACGCGAAGGTGGCGGTATCGGCGCCGGTCTGTATGCCAGCGCCAAAGCCTGGTTGCACAATATTCATCGCAACTGGGTGAAGGAGTTCACCCAGGACAACATCCGTTTCAATATCGTGTCGCCGGGCAGCATCGACACCGCCTTCCATCAGGGTAAAAGTGAAGAAGTGCTGGGCAAGATGTGCGCCTCGATCCCGATGGGCCGCTTTGGTCGCAGCGAGGAAGTGGCACCCACTTACCTGTTCCTGGCATCGCATAACTGCAGCGGCTACATCACCGGGCAGATTATCGACGTCAACGGCGGGCAGATTGCGCCCTAA